The following proteins come from a genomic window of Sulfitobacter indolifex:
- a CDS encoding NAD(P)H-dependent oxidoreductase, with protein MSPKITVLFYSTYGTNHAIAQEAARAAEEAGAEVRLRRCAETAPQAVVDGQDAWREQLDKMKDIPEAKPEDMEWADGYFISAPTRFGVAASQFRAFIDTLGPQWQSGALANKAVTATTSAQNPHGGQESTIQSIYVTAMHWGAIIVPPGYADGVKFEDGGNPYGYSCEPGPLTETGKKSIAYQAKRLVEFAGKFSG; from the coding sequence ATGAGCCCGAAAATTACAGTTCTCTTTTATTCAACATACGGCACCAACCACGCCATCGCCCAAGAAGCCGCACGCGCCGCCGAAGAAGCGGGCGCCGAGGTTCGCCTCCGCCGCTGTGCAGAGACCGCACCACAGGCCGTCGTCGATGGTCAGGATGCTTGGCGTGAGCAGTTGGATAAAATGAAGGACATTCCCGAGGCTAAGCCCGAAGACATGGAATGGGCCGATGGCTACTTCATCTCGGCCCCGACGCGCTTTGGCGTCGCCGCCAGCCAGTTCCGCGCCTTCATCGACACGCTGGGGCCACAGTGGCAGTCAGGCGCGCTGGCCAATAAGGCGGTCACGGCGACCACCTCTGCCCAGAACCCGCATGGGGGCCAGGAATCCACGATCCAGTCGATCTATGTCACGGCCATGCATTGGGGCGCGATCATCGTTCCACCGGGCTATGCCGATGGGGTAAAGTTTGAGGACGGCGGCAACCCTTACGGCTATTCCTGCGAACCCGGCCCGCTGACCGAGACCGGAAAGAAATCCATCGCCTATCAAGCCAAGCGGCTGGTCGAATTCGCAGGCAAGTTCAGCGGCTAA
- a CDS encoding DsbE family thiol:disulfide interchange protein, whose product MIAPPLIFAAFVALAAVGMYRDDPEGLPSTLVGQQAPAMPEATLPGYPQATDDMLRRGEVSLVNFWASWCPPCRAEHPKLLEMQAEGMNIIGVNFKDTEKNATTYLEDEASPFAGVGFDPQGRVAIDWGVTAPPETFIVGGDGTVLFRFAGPLVGSDYEQRFLPALRKALSR is encoded by the coding sequence ATGATCGCACCACCGTTGATCTTTGCCGCCTTCGTCGCGCTGGCGGCCGTGGGCATGTACCGCGATGATCCTGAAGGGCTGCCCTCTACGCTTGTTGGCCAACAGGCACCCGCAATGCCAGAGGCGACGCTGCCCGGCTATCCGCAGGCGACGGACGATATGCTGCGCCGGGGGGAGGTGAGCCTCGTGAACTTCTGGGCCAGCTGGTGCCCGCCTTGCCGTGCTGAACATCCTAAACTGCTGGAGATGCAGGCTGAGGGGATGAACATCATCGGCGTGAATTTCAAAGATACTGAGAAGAACGCCACCACCTACCTTGAGGACGAGGCAAGTCCTTTTGCCGGGGTCGGCTTTGACCCGCAGGGGCGGGTGGCGATTGATTGGGGGGTCACCGCCCCGCCAGAGACTTTCATCGTCGGCGGGGACGGCACCGTGCTGTTTCGCTTTGCCGGGCCGCTGGTCGGTAGTGATTATGAGCAGCGGTTCCTCCCGGCCCTGCGCAAGGCGCTTAGCCGCTGA
- the ccmD gene encoding heme exporter protein CcmD, with translation MPELGKYAAEVLSAYGASLLLLAALVGVTLLRGRAARRALEETEAEAGRRG, from the coding sequence ATGCCAGAGCTTGGAAAATATGCAGCCGAGGTGCTTTCGGCCTATGGGGCATCACTGCTTTTGTTGGCCGCGCTGGTTGGCGTGACGCTGCTGCGGGGCCGTGCGGCGCGCCGCGCGCTTGAAGAGACCGAAGCGGAGGCCGGACGCCGTGGCTAA
- a CDS encoding heme ABC transporter permease: MSLWQYANPVKFLALSERVQPVLWVLAAVFVSAGLIWGFFGTPDDARQGSTVKIIYLHVPAALMAINAWFMMLVASLIWLIRRHHVSALAAKAAAPVGLVMTLIALVTGAIWGQPMWGTWWAWDPRLTSFLILFLFYLGYIALWQAVEDPDTAADLTSVLCLVGSVFAVLSRYAVQFWNQGLHQGTSIPVATGNRSVADVFFYPLVLAMVGFGLLFLALVIYRTGTEIRLRRTAALRARMNRGA; this comes from the coding sequence ATGTCCCTTTGGCAATACGCAAACCCCGTCAAATTTTTAGCGCTTTCCGAGCGCGTGCAGCCTGTACTTTGGGTCTTAGCAGCGGTCTTTGTGAGCGCTGGCCTGATCTGGGGGTTCTTCGGCACGCCGGATGACGCGCGCCAAGGCAGCACGGTCAAGATTATCTATCTGCACGTGCCCGCCGCGCTGATGGCGATTAACGCATGGTTCATGATGCTGGTGGCCTCGCTGATCTGGTTGATCCGTCGCCACCACGTTAGCGCGCTGGCGGCCAAGGCTGCAGCGCCGGTGGGGCTGGTCATGACGCTGATCGCACTGGTCACCGGCGCAATTTGGGGCCAGCCGATGTGGGGCACGTGGTGGGCTTGGGATCCGCGGCTGACGTCGTTTTTGATCCTGTTCCTGTTCTACCTCGGCTATATCGCGCTGTGGCAGGCGGTGGAGGATCCCGATACTGCTGCTGATCTGACCTCGGTGCTCTGCCTCGTTGGTTCGGTTTTTGCGGTGCTGTCGCGCTATGCGGTGCAGTTCTGGAACCAAGGGCTGCATCAGGGGACCTCGATCCCCGTGGCCACCGGAAACCGCAGCGTGGCGGATGTGTTTTTCTATCCGTTGGTGCTGGCAATGGTGGGTTTTGGCCTGCTGTTTCTGGCGCTGGTGATTTACCGCACGGGCACCGAAATTCGCCTGCGCCGGACGGCGGCGCTGCGGGCGCGGATGAACAGGGGGGCGTGA
- the ccmB gene encoding heme exporter protein CcmB: MKALLLRDLRLALRAGGGFGLGLAFFLIVTMLVPFSVGPEGALLKAIAPGVLWLGALLACLLSLDRLLALDLEDGSLELLLTAPLPLEGALAIKALAHWLTTGLPLVLAAPFLGVMLQLAAPGHLWLLASLALGTPALSVIGMFGAALTVGIKRGGLLLSLLVLPLYIPTLIFGAEVARRGAAGLDASTPLLMLAGLTLAVVALMPFAAAAVLRMGLR; encoded by the coding sequence ATGAAGGCGCTACTGCTTCGCGATCTACGGTTGGCGCTGCGGGCGGGCGGGGGCTTCGGCCTTGGGCTGGCGTTTTTCCTGATCGTGACAATGCTGGTGCCTTTCAGCGTCGGACCGGAAGGCGCGCTGCTCAAGGCCATCGCCCCCGGTGTGCTCTGGCTCGGCGCGCTGTTGGCCTGCTTGCTGTCGCTGGATCGGCTGTTGGCGCTGGACCTAGAGGACGGCTCCCTTGAATTGCTGCTGACTGCGCCTTTGCCGCTGGAAGGTGCGCTGGCGATCAAGGCTTTGGCGCATTGGCTGACCACTGGGCTGCCGCTGGTGTTGGCCGCGCCGTTTCTCGGCGTCATGCTCCAACTCGCGGCCCCCGGCCATCTGTGGTTGCTCGCCTCGCTCGCGCTTGGCACCCCGGCGCTGTCGGTGATCGGCATGTTCGGCGCGGCGCTGACGGTGGGGATCAAACGCGGCGGGCTGCTGCTGTCACTGCTGGTGCTGCCGCTCTATATTCCAACTCTCATCTTCGGGGCCGAAGTCGCACGGCGCGGGGCGGCGGGGCTGGATGCCAGCACGCCGCTTTTGATGCTGGCGGGACTGACCCTTGCTGTGGTGGCGTTGATGCCATTTGCCGCAGCGGCGGTCCTGCGGATGGGGTTGCGATGA
- the ccmA gene encoding heme ABC exporter ATP-binding protein CcmA translates to MKVSDLSVARGGVPVLSGVSFELEPGKALVLRGPNGAGKTTLLRCIAGLQAPLSGRIEGAEDRVAYAAHADGLKSMLTVRENLSFWAQVFGNNDISGALDGYALRPLADRLAGTLSAGQKRRLGLARLLVTGRPIWVLDEPTVSLDADAVALFGSVLRGHLAAGGSALMATHIDLGVEAHVLDISAYRAALDVDLGASDAAFL, encoded by the coding sequence ATGAAAGTAAGTGATCTAAGCGTCGCGCGCGGCGGGGTGCCGGTTCTGTCGGGCGTTTCCTTCGAACTGGAACCGGGCAAGGCGCTGGTGCTGCGCGGCCCGAACGGGGCGGGCAAGACGACGCTGTTGCGCTGCATTGCAGGGCTGCAAGCACCGCTGTCGGGGCGGATCGAAGGGGCGGAGGACAGGGTGGCCTATGCCGCCCATGCGGATGGGTTGAAATCCATGTTGACGGTGCGTGAGAACCTGAGCTTTTGGGCGCAAGTGTTTGGGAATAATGATATATCCGGTGCCCTTGATGGCTACGCGCTGCGGCCTCTCGCTGATCGTCTGGCAGGGACGCTTTCCGCCGGGCAAAAGCGGCGTTTGGGGCTGGCACGGCTGTTGGTGACGGGCCGTCCGATCTGGGTGCTGGATGAACCTACCGTTTCGCTTGATGCGGATGCTGTGGCTCTTTTTGGCAGCGTTCTGCGCGGGCATCTCGCGGCAGGCGGTTCGGCCTTGATGGCCACGCATATTGATCTCGGGGTCGAGGCCCATGTGCTCGACATCAGCGCCTACCGCGCGGCTCTCGACGTCGATCTCGGCGCCAGCGATGCGGCATTCCTATGA
- a CDS encoding Mth938-like domain-containing protein translates to MRLNEITYTDAKPIDGYGPGFFRIGGEVVQGPQVIGPDGITGWGGLADAAPVLALAGKVDVVFLGTGAEVAHIPDDLRETLEEAGLGIEVMSSPAACRTYNILLSEGRRIALALLPV, encoded by the coding sequence ATGCGATTGAATGAGATCACCTATACCGACGCCAAACCGATCGACGGCTACGGCCCCGGCTTTTTCCGCATCGGCGGAGAGGTCGTGCAAGGGCCGCAGGTGATCGGCCCCGACGGGATTACCGGCTGGGGCGGCTTGGCCGACGCGGCCCCGGTGTTGGCGCTGGCGGGCAAGGTCGATGTCGTCTTCCTCGGCACCGGGGCAGAGGTGGCGCATATCCCTGATGACCTGCGCGAGACGCTAGAAGAGGCTGGTCTGGGGATTGAGGTCATGTCCTCTCCCGCCGCCTGCCGCACTTATAATATCCTGCTGAGCGAGGGGCGGCGCATCGCGCTGGCCCTTTTGCCGGTCTGA
- a CDS encoding sulfite exporter TauE/SafE family protein encodes MPDLLAQAIATPGVVWLALAVIVAGLVRGFAGFGSAMIIMPVAAFVLSPVEAILFMTAAELIGPLPNLPDALRQGATREVGRLLLGVLIGMPLGLWGLSMMSPEGFGWIVSGVVLALLVLLLAGWRYHGPLGARLVVGTGALGGFMTGFAGIAGPPVILLYMASQRPAAVIRANFLLYLLGIDLLLFVMLAATGQVVWSVLVLGLLAGVPNIIANIIGARLFDPGRERLFRAVAYIVIAASAILGLPLWNI; translated from the coding sequence ATGCCTGACCTGCTGGCGCAGGCCATCGCCACCCCCGGGGTGGTATGGCTTGCGCTGGCTGTGATCGTGGCGGGGCTGGTCCGGGGCTTTGCGGGCTTTGGTTCTGCCATGATCATCATGCCGGTTGCGGCCTTTGTGCTCTCCCCGGTCGAAGCCATCCTGTTTATGACCGCCGCCGAACTGATCGGCCCCCTTCCCAATCTGCCAGATGCCCTGCGCCAAGGCGCGACGCGAGAAGTGGGGCGCTTATTGTTGGGGGTGCTGATCGGCATGCCACTGGGCCTTTGGGGGCTGTCGATGATGTCACCCGAGGGCTTTGGGTGGATCGTTTCCGGCGTGGTACTGGCGCTTCTGGTGCTGCTGCTGGCGGGCTGGCGTTATCATGGCCCGCTGGGCGCGCGGTTGGTTGTGGGGACGGGCGCTTTGGGCGGCTTCATGACGGGCTTTGCTGGCATCGCCGGGCCGCCTGTAATTTTGCTCTATATGGCCAGTCAGCGGCCCGCTGCAGTAATCCGAGCGAATTTCCTGCTCTACCTGCTGGGGATCGATCTGCTGCTTTTTGTGATGCTGGCTGCGACGGGGCAGGTGGTCTGGTCGGTGCTCGTCCTCGGGCTGCTCGCTGGGGTGCCGAACATCATCGCCAATATCATTGGGGCGCGGCTGTTTGATCCGGGCCGAGAGCGGCTTTTTCGCGCGGTGGCCTATATCGTCATCGCCGCATCGGCTATCCTTGGTCTGCCGCTGTGGAATATCTGA